Below is a window of Manis javanica isolate MJ-LG chromosome 2, MJ_LKY, whole genome shotgun sequence DNA.
CGAGACAGAGCACCATTGGGAGCCACCACATCTTGGCCTTTTCTGCTCGACCCCATGGAATCCAAGACAGCTTGTTCCATGCTGTCTCGGAGCTTCCGCCTCTCCGAGAACCAGGATTCAATCTCTCTCCTGCTTAGCTTGGTCTCCGCCCTTAGTCTTTCCAGTTCTGCTTGGGTTGGGAAAGAGCTTTTCAAAAAGCTGTCTTCCAGGATTTTAACCTGACCCTGTGTTTTCTCTTTGAACTTCTGTGGGGCAAAGTCTGGGTACGCATGGTATGTGCGACCGTGTCGGGAGGCTGCGATGGCCAACTGGTCTTTGGCAAGGGATTCGCTGGTGATGTGGACAATGCCCCTTTGGCACCGATACCGGTGATCGCTGAACCACTTCTTGATCTCACTCCTGGCAAGGCCAGTCACCTCGATGAGTCGATAGACCTCAGCGTCGTCAGGGAACTGGCTCTGGAGAAAGCTTGCTTTGAGATGTGCTATCTGCTCCTTTGTCTTCTTGCGGTCACTGGCTGGGGTCAGTGAAGGGTTGGCCACCTTAGGTGGGGGCTCTGGCACCTGGGCAATGTATGGACGCTTTGGCTCAGGGGCAGCTTGGGGAGTCACTAAAGGTCTCTTCTGGCCGTGGTTGGTCACCCCGGCCACAGCAAGTGTGATGGGGGAGCAGGAGACAGTTGTCGACCCGCTTGTCACCTGAGTCAGCACCAGGCTGGTCTGGCCTAGGATCTGACACGGTAGAGCTGTCTGGAGGATGGGCTGTGACATTTTTGTGGAGGCCAACTGGGCGGGCAGCACGGTGATCGTTGGGGGTACGGACTGGATGGTGCCATTAAACATCTTTTTCCgggcctcctccacctcctctggGGACCAGCTGATGCCGTGCTTTAAGCGCTGGGTGGCAAACCAGATTCTGATGTGCTCTTCTGGGTGTTTGGAAGCAGCTGTCAGCCAGGACAACTCAGCCTGGGTTGGGTAAGGGAACTTGTTGAAAGAGCTGATCATGGTGGCATTTGTGTCCAGGGCAGAGTTGTATTTGGTGGTATTCAGTGGGACGGGGACCTTGGGGACAAGGTTGATATTTGGTGGGAGCTGGACAGAAGGCATGACATGCCCTAACGTGTCCTGGAGGAGGTCCATGCCTCCAAGTCTTGAGAGGATCTCCGCTGCGTCTGTCACCAGGCGCGCAGTCCCTTCCACGTGGTTCTCGGTGGCGGCCTCCTCCGGCTTCTTGGGCACCTTCTTGGCATCAGCTTTCGGTTTCCCTGGCTTCATGATGGGGGTTTTACTCACTGAGATCCCAGGATCACTGTCATTGCCTCCGGGGCCACTGGTGGGGATGGATGGGACGTGGTTGGTGGCTTCAATGGACTGCTCTAAGACAGTTTGATTATTACGCTTGATTAACTTCAGCTTGAAGTTGGTCTCCCCGGGGTGGAACTTGGAGTTGTGGTCAGACAAGGAGTCGTATTTTTTGGTTGTGAAATTACATTCGGCGCATACATAAAGGGGGTTGAGAATCACGTTGGGGTGTTGCGTGTCAACATGCTCCGTGAACTCATTCAAGTTCTGCGTGGAGTAAGGGCAGTATTTGCATTCATAACCACCTTGGAGTTTTTTGGATTGGTTTTCCCCTGTAGATTTCACCTTGATCACCTCATTTTCTTTGGA
It encodes the following:
- the ZHX2 gene encoding zinc fingers and homeoboxes protein 2, with the translated sequence MASKRKSTTPCMVRTSQVVGQDVPEEGDRAKEKELSTSQPEMAKDSWATEPDNSSKENEVIKVKSTGENQSKKLQGGYECKYCPYSTQNLNEFTEHVDTQHPNVILNPLYVCAECNFTTKKYDSLSDHNSKFHPGETNFKLKLIKRNNQTVLEQSIEATNHVPSIPTSGPGGNDSDPGISVSKTPIMKPGKPKADAKKVPKKPEEAATENHVEGTARLVTDAAEILSRLGGMDLLQDTLGHVMPSVQLPPNINLVPKVPVPLNTTKYNSALDTNATMISSFNKFPYPTQAELSWLTAASKHPEEHIRIWFATQRLKHGISWSPEEVEEARKKMFNGTIQSVPPTITVLPAQLASTKMSQPILQTALPCQILGQTSLVLTQVTSGSTTVSCSPITLAVAGVTNHGQKRPLVTPQAAPEPKRPYIAQVPEPPPKVANPSLTPASDRKKTKEQIAHLKASFLQSQFPDDAEVYRLIEVTGLARSEIKKWFSDHRYRCQRGIVHITSESLAKDQLAIAASRHGRTYHAYPDFAPQKFKEKTQGQVKILEDSFLKSSFPTQAELERLRAETKLSRREIESWFSERRKLRDSMEQAVLDSMGSSRKGQDVVAPNGALSRLDQLSGAQLASSLPSPSPAITKNQEQVHLLRSTFARTQWPTPQEYDQLAAKTGLVRTEIVRWFKENRCLLKTGTLKWVEQYQQQHVANDHGYEAASRRATKAVVAESPKNRSEGGQQYHRDPKKVCQEDLEKLVHRVKGSHEQAKDSLVAKPSEVTSDRSEGSSQDGQGSDEHEEAGVVDWVEVTVGEEDAVSDRSDSWSQTAAEGAAELADSDSDSVPAEAGQA